In Paenibacillus phoenicis, one genomic interval encodes:
- a CDS encoding acrylyl-CoA reductase family protein: MNPSFRAFRVHQDESGFRSGVEQVDFSALPDADVTVKVHYSSVNYKDGLASIPEGKIVKTYPFIPGIDLAGEVIASRDPRLKPGDRVLCTGYGLGVTHAGGFAEVARVPGDWLVTLPEGLSFREAMAIGTAGFTAALSVRRLLDNGLAPGQGPVLVLGATGGVGSMAVAILSRLGVTVTAVTGKPQAREKLAAFGAAEVLSREEAASGAKGALGKERWAAIVDPVGGAMTADLLKSVRYGGSIALSGLTGGSGIETNVYPFILRGVNLLGIDSVFCPEPLRRELWQLLAGPWKPEPVLASGITEYPLEKLPEALRTVLAGEAIGRQVISFIN; encoded by the coding sequence ATGAACCCATCCTTTCGTGCATTTCGCGTACACCAGGACGAGTCCGGGTTTCGGTCAGGGGTCGAGCAGGTAGACTTCTCGGCGCTTCCTGACGCCGATGTGACCGTCAAGGTGCATTATTCCAGCGTCAACTATAAAGACGGATTGGCAAGCATACCAGAGGGAAAAATCGTTAAAACCTATCCATTTATCCCCGGCATTGATCTGGCCGGGGAGGTAATCGCCTCCCGCGATCCGCGGCTGAAGCCCGGGGACCGGGTGCTGTGCACCGGTTACGGGCTTGGCGTGACGCACGCGGGCGGGTTTGCTGAAGTCGCCCGTGTCCCGGGCGACTGGCTGGTGACGCTGCCGGAAGGCCTTTCGTTCCGCGAAGCAATGGCAATCGGAACGGCCGGGTTTACGGCAGCGTTGTCGGTCCGGCGCCTGCTCGATAACGGGCTGGCGCCCGGACAAGGGCCGGTGCTCGTCCTCGGCGCCACCGGCGGCGTGGGCAGCATGGCCGTGGCGATCCTCAGCCGGCTTGGGGTTACTGTCACCGCGGTCACGGGCAAGCCGCAGGCGCGGGAGAAGCTGGCGGCCTTCGGCGCCGCCGAGGTCCTCTCCCGTGAGGAGGCGGCTTCGGGAGCCAAAGGCGCCCTTGGCAAAGAGCGCTGGGCGGCCATCGTTGACCCGGTGGGGGGGGCTATGACGGCCGATCTGCTGAAATCGGTTCGTTATGGCGGCTCGATCGCCTTGTCGGGGTTAACCGGCGGCAGCGGGATCGAAACGAACGTGTATCCCTTTATTTTACGCGGTGTGAATTTGCTGGGGATCGATTCCGTATTTTGTCCGGAGCCGCTGCGGCGCGAGCTTTGGCAGCTTCTGGCCGGACCGTGGAAGCCGGAGCCGGTGCTGGCCTCTGGCATCACCGAGTATCCGCTGGAGAAGCTCCCGGAGGCGCTTCGTACCGTACTGGCCGGGGAAGCCATCGGACGCCAGGTCATTTCCTTCATCAACTGA